In Clostridium swellfunianum, a genomic segment contains:
- a CDS encoding alpha-L-fucosidase translates to MIQKWFEEAKLGIFIHWGIYAVKGVSESWSFYHNRISYEDYMKQCEGFTAQNYDPKKWAELFKKIGARYSVITTKHHDGVALWDTKLSDLNVINKTPAKRDLIEPWVDAMREQGIKVGLYFSHLDWSHPDYASIYREDERENLDKLARNKYTHPSGAENPEAWERFLKFHRGQLKELMTNFAPVDLLWFDGDWEKSSEQWKMPELREFLHSLNPNVVLNSRMWGLGDYKTPEQGIPIVRPKGPWEFCVTVNDSWGYQHRDKNYKSVRQLIRMFAECIGMGGNMLLDIGPMEDGTIDQEQESRLLGLGEWINAHEEAIFGTEAGLPAGHFYGPSTVSKDRKTLYLFCFDRPYDDIAVKGLRNKIKRISTVGSNIELKHESMGGAPWLNIPGILWINVPEEAIDKNSTVIKIELEEELDLYRGEGHNIELN, encoded by the coding sequence ATGATTCAAAAATGGTTTGAAGAAGCAAAGCTAGGTATATTCATACACTGGGGTATATATGCGGTAAAAGGTGTATCAGAATCCTGGTCCTTTTATCACAACCGTATATCCTACGAGGATTATATGAAGCAATGCGAAGGTTTTACAGCACAAAATTACGATCCTAAAAAATGGGCGGAATTATTTAAAAAGATTGGTGCAAGATATTCTGTTATTACTACAAAGCACCATGATGGAGTAGCCCTTTGGGATACAAAGCTAAGCGATTTGAATGTTATAAATAAAACCCCTGCTAAGAGAGATTTAATAGAGCCTTGGGTAGATGCAATGAGAGAGCAGGGAATAAAAGTTGGCTTATATTTCTCTCACTTAGATTGGTCTCATCCAGATTATGCTTCAATATACAGGGAAGATGAAAGAGAAAATTTAGATAAGCTTGCTAGAAATAAATATACTCACCCAAGCGGAGCAGAAAACCCTGAGGCTTGGGAAAGATTTTTGAAATTCCACAGAGGTCAGCTAAAAGAGCTTATGACAAACTTTGCACCTGTTGATTTATTATGGTTTGACGGAGACTGGGAAAAAAGTTCTGAGCAGTGGAAAATGCCGGAGCTAAGAGAATTTTTACATAGCTTAAACCCAAATGTAGTTTTAAACTCAAGAATGTGGGGACTAGGAGACTATAAGACTCCAGAGCAGGGAATACCAATTGTCAGACCTAAAGGACCATGGGAATTCTGCGTAACCGTAAATGATTCTTGGGGCTATCAACATAGGGATAAAAACTATAAATCAGTTAGGCAGCTTATTAGAATGTTTGCAGAGTGCATAGGCATGGGAGGCAATATGCTTCTAGACATAGGACCTATGGAGGATGGAACTATTGACCAAGAGCAAGAAAGCAGGTTATTAGGTCTTGGAGAATGGATTAATGCGCATGAGGAAGCTATTTTTGGAACTGAAGCAGGACTTCCAGCAGGTCATTTTTATGGACCATCTACTGTTTCAAAGGATAGAAAAACTTTATATCTTTTCTGCTTTGATAGACCTTACGATGACATTGCAGTTAAGGGTTTAAGAAATAAAATAAAAAGAATATCAACTGTTGGAAGCAATATAGAACTTAAGCATGAAAGCATGGGGGGAGCACCATGGCTTAATATTCCAGGAATCCTTTGGATAAACGTACCTGAAGAGGCAATAGATAAAAACAGCACTGTTATAAAAATTGAGCTTGAAGAAGAACTGGATTTGTATCGCGGCGAAGGACATAATATTGAATTGAATTAG
- a CDS encoding carbohydrate-binding family 9-like protein: MGYSGVPEPIINFSPKHYICLKATEKPNIDGRLDKTFWEKASWSEEFVDIEGALKPKPGKKTRFKMLWDEENLYFGAELEEDKIWATLTERDCVIFQDNDFEIFIDPDGDTHNYYEFEMNALNTIWDLLLTKPYRDNGKPVNSFDIRGIKTAVHIKGELNNPAAENISWSVEVSMPWTVLRECAEETRAPKPLEYWRINFSRVQWRTELKDGKYVKCINPETGRPYPEDNWVWSPTGLINMHYPELWGFVVFAEEPTEFRMNPDENIKWELRKLYYRQRNYYAEHGSYCTSFEKLKGEDNFSIIPHIETTSSLFQISAKSFDGKSRICIKEDGYTWKE, translated from the coding sequence ATGGGATATAGCGGGGTGCCAGAACCAATTATAAATTTTTCTCCAAAGCACTATATATGCTTAAAAGCAACTGAGAAACCAAACATAGATGGCAGGCTTGATAAAACCTTTTGGGAAAAGGCTTCATGGAGTGAGGAATTTGTTGATATTGAGGGAGCTTTAAAACCAAAGCCAGGTAAAAAAACTAGATTTAAAATGCTGTGGGATGAGGAAAACCTATACTTTGGTGCTGAATTAGAAGAGGACAAGATATGGGCTACACTAACTGAAAGAGATTGTGTAATTTTCCAAGATAACGACTTTGAAATATTTATTGACCCGGATGGTGATACCCATAACTATTACGAGTTTGAAATGAATGCATTAAATACAATCTGGGATCTTCTTCTTACTAAGCCCTATAGAGATAACGGAAAGCCTGTTAACAGCTTTGATATAAGAGGAATAAAAACTGCAGTACATATAAAGGGTGAGTTAAATAACCCGGCAGCAGAAAACATAAGCTGGAGTGTTGAAGTTTCAATGCCTTGGACTGTACTGAGGGAATGTGCAGAAGAAACGAGAGCACCAAAGCCTTTAGAATACTGGAGAATAAATTTTTCAAGAGTTCAGTGGAGAACAGAGCTTAAGGATGGAAAATATGTTAAGTGCATTAATCCTGAAACTGGAAGACCCTACCCTGAAGACAATTGGGTGTGGTCGCCAACAGGTCTTATAAACATGCATTATCCAGAGCTTTGGGGCTTCGTAGTGTTTGCAGAGGAACCAACTGAGTTTAGAATGAATCCTGACGAGAATATAAAGTGGGAGCTAAGAAAGCTATACTACCGTCAAAGAAATTATTATGCTGAGCATGGAAGCTACTGCACAAGCTTTGAGAAGTTAAAGGGAGAAGACAATTTCAGTATAATACCTCATATTGAAACAACAAGCAGTTTGTTTCAAATATCTGCAAAGTCCTTTGATGGAAAAAGCAGAATATGCATTAAGGAAGACGGCTATACCTGGAAGGAGTGA
- a CDS encoding glycoside hydrolase family 18 protein, with amino-acid sequence MSSETATNLKNKEYKVMAYLTDNTEWQEHDIEADKLTHINYAFAHIREGVVVGNLQKINILNSIKKKNPHLKTVISIGGWSADGFSDAALNDESRKVFADSAIKFMLENNFDGIDLDWEYPCWDQAGIKARPEDKVNFTLMLKSLREKLDLLESKSGNHYILSIAIGAAEEIINDVEMNVIHKYLDFINLMTYDMRGSFTNITGHHTNLFSPTFDSNGISGDKASQKLLSLGVPKEKVILGAAFYSRIWKGVTGEGTGLNQLAESTGGTTCNYKDMLESYLKDDSFKRYWDDSSKAPYLFDGSTFVSYDDEESLTYKANYIRYEDLGGIMFWEYSLDNSGKLLNQIYKVLNKSSKENIA; translated from the coding sequence ATGAGCAGCGAGACGGCGACGAATCTGAAAAATAAAGAATATAAGGTTATGGCTTATCTAACAGATAACACTGAATGGCAGGAGCATGACATTGAGGCAGATAAGCTTACCCATATCAACTACGCCTTTGCCCATATTAGAGAAGGTGTTGTTGTTGGAAATCTTCAAAAGATAAATATTTTAAACAGCATAAAGAAAAAAAATCCACACCTTAAAACTGTTATTTCTATTGGTGGCTGGAGTGCAGACGGATTTTCAGATGCAGCTTTAAATGATGAAAGCAGAAAAGTATTTGCAGACAGTGCAATTAAATTTATGCTAGAAAATAATTTTGATGGCATTGATCTTGACTGGGAGTACCCATGCTGGGATCAAGCGGGAATAAAAGCAAGACCAGAAGATAAGGTGAACTTTACTCTTATGCTAAAGAGCCTGCGTGAAAAACTTGATTTACTAGAGAGTAAAAGTGGTAACCACTACATATTAAGCATCGCAATTGGAGCGGCAGAAGAAATAATAAATGATGTGGAAATGAATGTTATACATAAGTATTTGGATTTTATTAATCTTATGACCTATGACATGAGAGGAAGTTTTACAAATATTACAGGTCATCATACAAATTTATTTTCTCCTACTTTTGATTCAAATGGAATAAGTGGAGATAAAGCTTCTCAAAAGCTTTTGAGCCTTGGAGTTCCAAAAGAAAAAGTAATCTTAGGTGCAGCTTTTTATTCTCGTATATGGAAGGGTGTAACTGGAGAAGGTACAGGCTTAAATCAGCTTGCAGAAAGTACAGGAGGGACAACTTGTAATTATAAGGATATGCTTGAAAGCTATTTAAAGGATGACAGCTTTAAAAGATATTGGGATGACAGCTCAAAGGCTCCATATCTTTTTGACGGCAGCACCTTTGTATCCTATGATGATGAAGAGTCTTTAACCTATAAGGCTAATTACATAAGGTATGAAGACTTGGGAGGAATAATGTTTTGGGAATATTCCCTAGACAACAGCGGCAAGCTTTTAAATCAAATTTATAAGGTATTAAATAAAAGCTCGAAGGAGAATATAGCTTAA
- a CDS encoding glycoside hydrolase family 130 protein, whose protein sequence is MSKYKIIGQSIPNIPWEEKPAGCKDVVWRYSQNPIIPRDLLPTSNSIFNSAVVPFEGEFAGVFRCDDKRREMLVHSGKSKDGINWNIDEKPIKFKCDNEEIGNFVYAYDPRVCFIEDRYYVTWCNGYHGPTIGVAYTYDFKEFHQLENAFLPYNRNGVLFPRKINGKYAMLSRPSDTGHTAFGDIFYSESPDMEYWGHHRHVMGKRGSWQSTKIGAGPVPIETSEGWLLIYHGVLTSCNGYVYSAGAALLDINEPWKVLYRTEPYIISPQTIYECVGDVPNVVFPCAALADADTGKIAIYYGAADTVTGLAYTHVDELIDFIKNNSKL, encoded by the coding sequence ATGTCAAAATATAAAATAATAGGGCAATCAATTCCAAATATACCGTGGGAGGAGAAACCAGCTGGCTGCAAGGATGTAGTATGGCGTTATAGTCAAAATCCTATAATTCCAAGAGATCTTTTACCTACCTCAAACAGTATATTTAACAGTGCGGTAGTTCCTTTTGAAGGTGAATTTGCAGGAGTTTTCAGATGTGATGATAAGCGCAGAGAAATGCTTGTGCATAGTGGAAAAAGTAAAGACGGAATTAACTGGAACATAGATGAAAAACCAATTAAGTTTAAATGTGATAATGAAGAAATTGGAAACTTTGTATATGCTTACGATCCTCGTGTATGTTTTATAGAGGATAGATATTATGTTACATGGTGCAATGGCTACCATGGACCAACTATTGGAGTTGCATATACCTATGATTTTAAAGAGTTTCATCAGCTAGAAAATGCATTCCTTCCATATAACAGGAATGGTGTACTATTTCCTAGAAAGATTAATGGAAAATATGCAATGTTAAGCAGACCAAGCGACACAGGCCATACAGCTTTTGGTGATATATTCTACAGTGAAAGTCCAGACATGGAGTACTGGGGACACCATAGACATGTTATGGGCAAAAGAGGCAGCTGGCAAAGCACCAAGATAGGTGCAGGTCCAGTTCCAATAGAAACCTCCGAAGGCTGGCTGCTTATATATCATGGCGTGTTAACTTCCTGTAATGGTTATGTCTACAGTGCAGGAGCTGCACTATTGGATATTAATGAACCATGGAAGGTTCTATATAGAACTGAACCATATATAATATCCCCTCAAACCATATACGAATGTGTTGGTGATGTGCCAAACGTAGTATTCCCATGCGCTGCACTTGCAGATGCTGATACAGGAAAAATTGCAATCTACTATGGTGCTGCAGATACTGTAACAGGCTTGGCATATACTCATGTTGATGAGCTTATAGACTTTATTAAAAATAATTCTAAGCTATAA
- a CDS encoding asparaginase: protein MDKILVEEYRGDILECVHRGHICGISDDGIKYSVGDMEFLTFFRSSAKPIQAIPIVKEGLYEKYGFTDRELAVMTASHRAEPFHVEAIESIIVKLGINEEALICLPTYPLGEAAKENLIRENKSRRRIYHNCSGKHLGIITLCLGLGIDIGNYFEIGSAAQEEILNYISLMTEYPKENIKIGVDGCGVPVFAVPLKHLAKAYLKMACPDLIEDIEVRKAVEKITRVMNENYEMVAGTDRICSILLMDKNIVAKGGAKGVYCFALREERLGFAIKVMDGAEEQWPFIVISILEQIGYKNKETIKRLKESFPADIKNDNKRVVGTNKTIFNMFEK, encoded by the coding sequence ATGGATAAAATACTTGTTGAAGAATATAGAGGCGACATACTTGAATGTGTTCATAGAGGGCATATTTGCGGTATATCAGATGATGGAATTAAATATTCAGTAGGAGATATGGAGTTTTTAACCTTTTTCAGATCTTCTGCTAAGCCTATTCAAGCTATTCCTATAGTTAAGGAAGGGCTTTATGAAAAATATGGCTTTACAGATAGAGAACTTGCAGTGATGACAGCTTCACACAGGGCAGAACCTTTTCATGTTGAAGCAATAGAAAGTATCATTGTTAAATTAGGTATAAATGAAGAAGCTTTAATATGCCTTCCAACCTATCCTTTAGGGGAGGCTGCAAAAGAAAATTTAATAAGAGAAAATAAAAGCAGAAGACGTATTTATCACAACTGTTCAGGAAAACATCTTGGAATTATAACTCTCTGCCTTGGGCTTGGAATTGATATTGGCAACTATTTTGAAATTGGTAGTGCAGCTCAAGAAGAAATACTTAATTATATTTCTTTAATGACGGAATATCCTAAGGAAAATATAAAAATAGGTGTAGATGGATGTGGAGTGCCAGTGTTTGCAGTTCCGCTGAAGCATCTAGCAAAGGCTTATTTAAAAATGGCTTGCCCAGACTTGATTGAGGACATAGAGGTAAGGAAAGCTGTTGAGAAGATTACAAGGGTTATGAATGAAAACTATGAGATGGTTGCCGGAACTGATAGGATATGTTCTATTTTGCTTATGGATAAAAATATAGTTGCAAAAGGCGGGGCAAAAGGAGTATATTGCTTTGCTCTTAGAGAGGAAAGGCTGGGATTTGCCATCAAGGTTATGGATGGTGCAGAAGAACAGTGGCCTTTTATAGTGATTTCCATACTTGAGCAGATTGGATATAAAAATAAGGAAACTATAAAAAGGCTAAAAGAAAGCTTTCCAGCAGATATAAAAAATGATAACAAAAGAGTAGTAGGAACTAATAAAACCATATTTAATATGTTTGAAAAATAA